TTCATCTAAATTTGAAAGAATAATGCTGAACCTATTATCAAATGCAATTAAATTTACTGAAGCTAAAGGTATAATAAATGTAAATATTTATAATAATGAAAACTATATACTTATAAAAATAAAAGATACAGGAATTGGAATACCACAGAACATGTTAAACAAAATTTTCAACACATATATCCAGGTTGATGATTCTCTTAGGGGGACTGTGGAAGGCAATGGAATAGGATTATCATTAGTAAAATCATTGGTAGAAATGCATGGGGGAGAAATAAGTGTTAAAAGTGAAATGGGTGTTGGAAGTGAATTTAATATCAAATTGCCTATTAAGCTCATAGAATCTCAGATGTCTCACAGAAATAAAAATTATAATATAAATGATCCTATAGAGAAAATTAAAATTGAATTTTCAGATATATATTCTTAGTTATTTTTAAAATTTTTTACTAGAAGGAATGATGAAGATAAAAATCAGTAGAATTAACTACTGTTTTTATCTTCATCATTCTTTGCCGTGTCTTTTTATAAGACACTTTGATTACATGATTTTTCACTTCAAATTTTATATAATATCCATCTACAAGTAGCAAGCTCATATTTAATCTCAAATAACTTTATAGAATTATCAATCAAACTTTGGCATTTATAAACAGTCATAATGTTACCTGCAAATCTCTGCGTATCCTTTACTATAACTTTATCTATTTTTATAACTTGCATAGGCTCATCACCTATTTGCATTCTAAACCTTACTGGTTTTATGTTTCCTTTGTTATCTGTATAAGAAACCATTTCTATAGGTAATGCTAAAACCTTCATTTATTTACTAGCCTCCTTAAAGCATTGCGCTCATTAGTGGGTATTCTTCCTCCCCATCTGCCATTCCACCACACATACTATTTAACCCTGAATGAAGAAAACAAGATCTACTAATAGCTTTAGAACCATATTTTAGCCTGATTTCATCAATTGTTTTATTAAGATTGCTATCTTTCTCATAATTAAAAGTATCAAGTAAAGAACACTGATAAAAATCATTACCACAAAAGTCTGTTATATGTACTCCCAAATGTCTTATTGGATCCCCTCTCCAAATATTGTCAAATAAACAACAAACTGTTTCATGTATTTTACGAGTAGAATCAGTTGCTACCGCCAATTTTTTCTGACGAGAATAAGATATCATATCACTTCCTCTAACACTTATACTTACTACAGTGCAACAGTTCTTCGAATCTCTTAAACGCATAGATACTGTTTCACATAATGATAACAATACTATATGAGCTGTTTCTTTATCATAAATATCATATGGAGTAGTAGTAGAATTGCCTATTCCCTTCATTTCAATGTAATTGCTCCTTCTAACCTCGGAAAATTCATTGCCATTAGCATAATTCCAAATAACTAAGCCATGACTCTTGAATTTATTCTTTAAGATTTTCAAATCATAATTTGCTAATTCTCCAATAGTATTAATGTTTAAATCATGCAATTTAGGTGTCGTTGCTCTACCCACCATAAATAGATCTTCAACTGGTAATGGCCACATTTTACTTTTAATTTCCCGGGGAAATAAAGTGTGTATTCTATTTGGTTTCTTGAAATCTGAGGCTACTTTTGCGAGCAGTTTATTATTTGATATACCTATATTTACTGTAAACCCAAGCTCTTTACTTACCCTCTCTTTTATAGTTTCAGCGAGCTTCATGTAATCTGGATACAAATGTTCCATGTTAGAAAAATCAAGAAAACTTTCATCTATACTAAACCGTTGAATTTTTGGAGTATACTGCTCAAATATTTGATGCATAGCTGCACTACACTTCATATAAAGCCAATATCTTGGTGGTACTATTATAATACTAGGACACTTCGCCCTAGCACTATATAAAGTCTCTCCCGTGTGAATATCGAATTTTTTAGCTGGAATTGATTTTGTTAAAACAATACCGTGCCTGCTTTCTTCATCTCCGCCTATTACTGAAGGAACCAATCTTAGATCTAATGACCCACCTCGCTGAAGTCTATAAGCAGCTTCCCATGATAAATAAGCGCTATTAGCATCTATATGAAATATTAATCTACTCATAAACCTCTTCCTTTCTTTAATCTTTATTTCAAAACAACAGAACATATGTTCGTAATACTATTATATACTACTTTCTTGTTTTTTAGAAGTAAATTTATAAACCTTTTTTAGAAATATATGTATTTCGTAGCATTTATACAATAAAAAAAGAGCCTATTTGGCTCTCTCTAACTGTCCTTTAATGGTTTATGATTCTATATTATTTTTATTTGTTAAAATAATTCAAATCCCATCTGCTCATGTTCTATTTTTTTAAATTCAACCTGCTCCACGCAGACCTGACTTCTTACCTCCATTACTACCGTCTGCTGCTTATTGCCAATAAGTTTTTGACCAAGTATATAATTCACATCAAACCTTCCAGAGATAGCAGGCGTAGCACCACGTGCTGGCACAATGAGCTGCACATTATTTGTTTTTAAAAACTCAAATATAGGTTCCCAAATGTATATGTCTTTGGCTGCTCCAAATGGATTATCTATAAATATAGTTTTTCTTAATTTATTATTATCAGCATTAAAGGAATTTATATTTTTAATATAATTAATGATGGATATTAAGAATTGAATATATATTCCTTGTGACTGACCTGTACTACCAACTGCCTGCTCATATTCTAATATTTTACTTTGCTCTGATATCTGCTCTCTTTTGTAAAGCTTTAAAGCTATTTTATTCATGTCTGTTACAATAACAGAAAAAAGCCTTTTAAGAGCTAATTGATTCTTAATATATTTTATTTTATCTAAATTATCACCCATATTATCAACATTTCTTATTATCTCTTCTATATACAAAGACATATGGAACTTTTGCTGTTCTTCCTTAACATAGGGTAGCTGAAGACTAACCATTTGTATTATCTCATTATTTAAATTTAATCTTGATAACCGTGGTAATCTATCAAGCTCTGTTTTCACATCTCTGCAACGTTGGAGACATTGATTTTGAAAATTATCTTTTATTTGCTCCATATCTTTAGTATCATTTTCTATTTTTCCCTTTTGAAGATATATAAGTTCTTTAATACTTTCTAAATTTTCTATAAGCACCCTGCACTCCGTAGTTAAAACAGGAACATTAATGCTTTTCAAAAATTCTTCGGCTAAATCAAAAGCTCCCATTTCTTTAAGAGTTTTTATGTTTTTTTCTTTATTACTTTCAAAATTTGCTCCACTGCTTTTTTCTTTAATGCAAACTTTATCAAA
This window of the Clostridium estertheticum genome carries:
- a CDS encoding DNA polymerase Y family protein, with amino-acid sequence MSRLIFHIDANSAYLSWEAAYRLQRGGSLDLRLVPSVIGGDEESRHGIVLTKSIPAKKFDIHTGETLYSARAKCPSIIIVPPRYWLYMKCSAAMHQIFEQYTPKIQRFSIDESFLDFSNMEHLYPDYMKLAETIKERVSKELGFTVNIGISNNKLLAKVASDFKKPNRIHTLFPREIKSKMWPLPVEDLFMVGRATTPKLHDLNINTIGELANYDLKILKNKFKSHGLVIWNYANGNEFSEVRRSNYIEMKGIGNSTTTPYDIYDKETAHIVLLSLCETVSMRLRDSKNCCTVVSISVRGSDMISYSRQKKLAVATDSTRKIHETVCCLFDNIWRGDPIRHLGVHITDFCGNDFYQCSLLDTFNYEKDSNLNKTIDEIRLKYGSKAISRSCFLHSGLNSMCGGMADGEEEYPLMSAML